A genomic region of Peromyscus eremicus chromosome 19, PerEre_H2_v1, whole genome shotgun sequence contains the following coding sequences:
- the Lman1 gene encoding protein ERGIC-53, whose translation MAGSRRKGPRAGARPFICALLLSFSRFVGSDGMGGDAAAPGAAGTPAELPHRRFEYKYSFKGPHLVQSDGTVPFWAHAGNAIPSSDQIRIAPSLKSQRGSVWTKAKAAFENWEVEVTFRVTGRGRIGADGLAIWYTENPGLDGPVFGSADMWNGVGVFFDSFDNDGKKNNPAIVVIGNNGQINYDHQNDGATQALASCQRDFRNKPYPVRAKITYYQKTLTVMINNGFTPDKNDYEFCAKVENMIIPTQGHFGISAATGGLADDHDVLSFLTFQLTEPGKEPPTPEKDISEKEKEKYQEEFEHFQQELDKKKEEFQKDHPDLQGQPADDIFETIGDRELRQVFEGQNRIHLEIKQLNRQLDMILDEQRRYVSSLTEISRRGAGSERQPGQVSQQELDTVVKTQHEILRQVNEMKNSMSETVRMVSGIQHPGSAGVYETTQHFMDIKEHLHVVKRDIDGLVQRSGPANEKPKCPELPPFPSCLSTIHFVIFVVVQTVLFIGLYHVQDSARAAAKKFF comes from the exons ATGGCGGGGTCCAGACGGAAGGGTCCCCGGGCTGGAGCGCGGCCGTTCATTTGCGCCCTGCTGCTGTCTTTCAGCCGATTCGTCGGGAGCGATGGCATGGGAGGCGACGCTGCGGCCCCCGGCGCCGCGGGCACCCCAGCCGAGCTACCGCACCGCCGCTTCGAGTACAAATACAGCTTTAAGGGGCCGCATCTGGTGCAGAGCGATGGGACCGTGCCCTTCTGGGCCCACGCGGGGA ATGCTATTCCAAGTTCAGATCAAATTCGAATAGCACCATCATTAAAAAGCCAAAGAGGTTCGGTGTGGACAAAAGCAAAAGCAGCCTTCGAGAACTGGGAGGTGGAAGTGACGTTTCGAGTGACCGGAAGAGGTCGAATTGGAGCTGATGGCCTA GCAATTTGGTATACAGAAAATCCAGGCTTAGATGGACCTGTGTTTGGATCCGCTGATATGTGGAATGGTGTTGGAGTATTTTTTGATTCTTTTGACAATGATGGAAAG aaaaataatcCTGCTATAGTAGTTATAGGCAACAATGGACAAATTAATTATGACCATCAAAA TGATGGTGCCACTCAAGCCTTAGCAAGTTGTCAGAGGGACTTTCGTAATAAACCCTACCCTGTCCGGGCAAAGATcacctattaccagaaaacattgaCA GTCATGATCAATAATGGCTTTACACCAGATAAAAATGATTATGAATTTTGTGCCAAAGTGGAAAATATGATTATCCCCACCCAAGGGCATTTTGGGATATCTGCTGCAACAGGAGGTCTTGCCG ATGACCACGATGTTCTTTCTTTCCTGACTTTCCAGTTAACTGAGCCTGGAAAAGAGCCA CCGACGCCAGAAAAAGacatttcagaaaaagaaaaggagaagtatCAAGAGGAGTTTGAGCACTTCCAACAAGAACTggacaagaagaaggaggaatTCCAGAAAGACCACCCTGACCTCCAGGGGCAGCCGG CGGATGATATATTCGAGACCATAGGAGATCGCGAGCTGAGACAGGTCTTTGAAGGACAGAATCGTATTCATCTGGAAATCAAGCAACTTAACAGGCAGCTGGATATGATCCTTGATGAACAGAGGAGATACGTCTCTTCCCTGACAGAGATCTCCAGGAGAGGAGCGGGGTCCGAGAGGCAGCCTGGGCAG GTCTCTCAGCAGGAACTGGATACAGTTGTGAAGACCCAGCATGAGATTTTGAGACAAGTGAATGAGATGAA GAACTCCATGAGTGAAACGGTCCGGATGGTCAGTGGCATCCAGCACCCTGGCTCAGCAGGCGTCTATGAGACAACGCAGCACTTCATGGACATCAAGGAGCACCTGCATGTTGTGAAGAGAGACATCGACGGCCTGGTGCAGCGCAGCGGG CCAGCTAATGAAAAACCCAAATGCCCAGAACTGCCCCCATTTCCATCATGTCTATCCACGATCCACTTCGTGATATTTGTGGTGGTGCAGACGGTGTTGTTCATTGGGCTATATCATGTACAG gacTCAGCAAGAGCAGCCGCCAAAAAATTCTTTTGA